Within Bradymonas sediminis, the genomic segment TGCGCGCGGCTCCAAGCGAGGTGTTGTTCAACGCGTTGTTGCGCGATCTTGCGCAGGTCTCAAAATCTGAACTCCGACCGGAGTTCGAGAGCCAAGCCCATAATTTTGAAGGATTTTCTGCAACTGAAGAGCTCGCGATTCACGCCGCGCTGATGCCGGTTACTCCCGAAGACGCGCGGGCGCGCAGCTTCGATGCGTTGATCGCTGCGGCCTCTGGCGCCGTGAAATCGGACGGTAATTGCATCGAAATCCCAGGGGCCGATATCATCGCCCGGCGCCTGGCTCCCGATGCGCGCAAAGCCTCGCCCGCACAATTGCCACACCTTGGCGCGACGCATTGGCTGGTCAGCGATGCCTTTGAGGCCGCCTGCCACTCGCCAATGGACTTTGCCCGAAGCCTTGAGGCATCGCTCGGCCACGATGAGACGATGGCCCGGCGGATGATCCCGTTGCTCACCGCGCTTAGCGAGCACAGCACGCCTGAGGCCCGCGCCCAGATGTTGCGCCAGGTCGCAGACTTCAGCGCCCAGCACAAAACGGGCGCGGCGTGCACCCGATTTAACCTCGCCCTCGCCTACTCCAACGCCACCGCAGGGCACCTGGACGTGGCCGCCAAAAACCTTGCAAAGACCGTTAATTGCGCCGCCGATGACTCCGAGAAATACGCGGCCAGCCAGCGGTTGCTCAACGCCTATATCCAATTCGAAACCAGCGCCCAGCTCCCCGCGGGCCTCCCCGAAAAGACGCGTGAAGCGCTGCTTGAGCTCACCCGCGCGACGCCGACGAGCCACGCCGCGCCCACATGCTTCGGCCTCGAAGGGCTCCCCTATCAATTGGCGAGTTATCTGCACCCGGATATCGTCGCCCTGGCGGTCTCGCTGAGCGAACCCGAGGAAGATGACCTCGCCCTTGAGACAAGCTCGCGCAGCCTGCAGCGGGCCATCGCAGCCATGCAGGTCGCGCAGCGCTACCTCGCCGAAGGCCAACCTGCCCCGGCGGCCGATTCACTTTTGGACGCCCGCGCGGCCTTCGCGCGCATCAACCACCAGGTGGGCCTGCGCCGCGTCGCGTTCCTGGCCCAGACGATCTACGGCAGCGATCTGGAGAGCTATCGCGCTGCGCAAAACGCAGCCGCCGAAGCGACGCCGCGACGCACCTCGAAGCGCGCTCCGGTCTCGCTAAGCGCGCCCGAGAAGCTCAGCGCCGCCGACTGGTCCATCGCCCTGCAACAAGGTCAGGCTGAGCAAATCGTGGCGATTTTCAAGGCGCAGAAGCGCCCCAAAACCCCCGAAAGCGCCCGCGCGCTGACCGCAGCGAAGTTACTCCGCGCCGCCGACGACGCCAGCGCGCTGCCCCCCCAGACCCTCGGGGTCGATGCGTCCGCGCTTGAGGCGCTGTGCCAATAGGGGTCGCGGGATAATCGGCGCGCCCCGGCTGGCGCGCCCCCGCTGTTCTTTTCCCCAAGTTTCCCCGGCATTCCCAATGACCCGGTTGTCGCCACCCCGGCGTTGGGCTAAGCTCGCGATCTCAAATTTGGAAGTCGGGATGCACATCGCATCCAGGCCAGTGACGCTATCATCGAGGGGTTTTCTGAGCATATATAATGATCGGCACCACGATTTCACGCTATGATATTTTAGAGGAGCTCGGCCAGGGCGGCATGTCGGTGGTGTATCTTGCCCAAGATACAGGGCTAAACCGACAGGTGGCAGTCAAATTACTGCACTCGCATCTGGCCAATAAGCCCGAGAATCGCAAGCGTTTCCGCCGCGAGGCTGAAGCGATCGCACGGCTGCGCCACGAAAATATCCTCGACGTGTACGACGTGTCCGACGCCTCGGAGCCGCGCTCCTATATCGTGATGGAATATGTCGAGGGGATGAACCTTCGCCAATTCGTCGAATATCACGGCGCGCCGCCCTCCGAGATCGTGTGCCTGCTGGGCGCGCAGCTGTGCAACGCCCTGTCTCACGCGCATAAACAAGGGGTCATCCACCGGGATCTCAAGCCCGAGAACGTCATGATTTCGACCGCCGGCGCGGTGAAGTTGATGGACTTCGGCATCGCGCATGTCATCGGGGCCGAGACGATGACGCGCACCGGCAGCCTGATCGGCAGCCCGGCGCATATGGCCCCCGAGATGATCGACGGCGCACAGGTCGATGCGCGCGCGGACATCTTCGCGCTGGGGACCATCCTCTATTGGATGGGCACCGGGCGGCTGCCGTTTTGCGGCGACAACACGCCGCAGGTGCTGCGAAACGTGATGGAATCGCGCTACGCGCGCCCCGAGGATGTTGAGCCGACGCTGAGCCACGACCTGGCGCGCATCATCGAGCGCACCCTGCACACCGACCCGGCCGAGCGCTTTCAAAGCGCCGATGCGCTCAAGCTTGAGCTGCTCGCCGCGGTGCACGCCGTCGGCCTCGAAGATCATGAGAGCATGCTTAGCGCGTATTTTAGCGGCCCCAAAAGATACGGCGCTGACTTCCCGGCGATGGTCGTCCCGAAGCTTATCGACTGCGCGAAACGCTCGAACCAGCGCGGCAGCACGGCGGTGGCGATTTCGTATTTTAATCGCGTCCTGGCCTATGACCCGGGCAATGAGGAGGTGCGCGAGTGCCTGCGAAATCTGCATCGTGGCCGGCGCATCTGGCTTGGCGCCGCCGCCGCGGTGGCGCTTTGCCTGGTCGCCGGGGGTGCGTGGGCGGGCTATTCCTATTGGGATGGTGTCCAGCGGCGCGAGGCCGCCGCCGCCCTGACGCAGCGAACCCTCGAGGACGCGACGACCAACGCCCGGGTGATGCTCGCCCAGAACGCAGCCCAGCGCGGGGTGCGCGAGGCGCATGCCTTCGCCTACCTTGAGCTCCCGCGACTTCAGGCCGGCGAAGTTGCGCGCGGCGTCGCGGCGCAGGCGCGCGCCGTCACCCGCACACCGCTTCAGCGCTTTCAAGATGCCCGGGCGATGCGCCAGATCTCGAAGGTCAAGCAATCCCCCACGCGCATCATCAAAGAAAGAGTTCAGCTCCCGCTCCAAGGCGAGGCGACGTCCGGCGACGCGACCCCGGGCGAGGCGACGGATGGGGAGAAAACCCAGGTCAAAACAACCCCGGTTGAGTTCAAGGTCTTCCCGCCCCCCACCCGCCTGGAGATCGACGGAAAGCCGGTCTCCTGGCAGTTCGGCGCGGTCGAGCTCACCCCCGGCAAACACCTGCTGAGCGCCAGCGCCCCGGGCTGCAAACCCTACCGTCGATTTATGGTGGTAAATGCAGACAAAAACGATAAGATTCCAGTCGTGCTTGATTGGCAAGATGCGCATATCCGGGTTGAGTCCAACAAAAACGTACTCGTTTATGTTGATTCAGAGCCCAACCCCCGCTCCAACGGCACCCATAGCAGCATTCGGGTGCCTTTTGAGCGCGGCAAATTCTATGCGCCCAAGACGCTCAATCTTCGCATCAAGGACTCGGCAAATCTGCAGCGCGTTCAGACGCGCGAAATCGAGGTTGAGCCGGGCAATACGCGCGTAATTAAAGTGAATTTTCCATAAGTGTTCGATGTATCGACGCCTTCTCCTTTGCCAAGCCCTGGTGGTCGGCCTGAGTTCTCTGGCCGCGACGCCGCTGCGGGCTCAATCCCCCGATCCATCATCGGGCCCGGCATCCTCGCCTGACGCGGCAATCGTTGCCGCGCGCCTTGGCGTGCAAAACGCGCGAATCGGCGCGCAGGAGCAGGCAATAAAGGCGGCGACTCCGAAGGTGAAATACAACTTCCCGCCGCTGCCCGAACAGCGACTCGCCCGCGCCGAGAAGGCGTTTCGCGACGGCGAATACCCCCTCCTTCGCCCTCTTCTCGAACCCACGCTGACGCCCAATAGCCAATTTGACCGCGCCGAACAGGCCAACCAGGCGCGTATCTTGTTGGCCGTGGGGCTGTATTTCGAGGCCCAGCAGGTCACCGGCGCCGGGCCCCGAAAGGAGTTGCTCGACGCCGCGTCCCTTCAGCTTTTGGAGCTCCTGCGCGGCGACCCGTTTTATACGCTCAACCCGATGATCTATCCGGCCAGCGTGGTCGAGCTCTTCGAGACGGTCCAGGTCGAGCACAGCGCCGAGTTGGACGCGCTGCGCGCCAAGCTGCGCGAGGACTCCTCCCCGGATTCTCAGGGCCTTGAGACGGTCTATATCGAGCGAGAGGTCGACCGCTTTAGCTATGCCGTGAACTTCCTGCCCTTCGGGCTTGGGCAGATGCAAAATGACGAGCCCGTCCAGGGCACCCTCTTTGCCAGCGCGCAGGTGCTCTCGCTGGCGCTCAATATCGGCAGTTATTGGCGCGTCGAAGATCTGCGAAGCGATATCGACGGAAAATACGAAGCCGGCCGCGGCAACTCCGCCGAGCAGGCGCGCAATTGGCAGCGGATGCAATATGTCGGGCTGGCTGCGTTCGTCGGGCTCTACGCCTGGTCGGTCATCGACGCGCTGGTCGATTATAAGCCCTATCAGGTGCGCATTCGCACGCTCGACGCCCCGCCGCCCGAGCTATCCAGCGGCGCAAATGGCGCCGAGGGGGCTGAATTAAAGATAGGATGGAATGGCATTGGCTTTGCGTGGTAGGTTGGCCGCGTTAAGGCGCGCTGACGTCATCTAAAATCCCGACGCAGCTCGCCAGAGCTCATTTAGACCCGATTCGATCGAGGGAATCACGCCTCATGCCTATACTCAATATTACCTCATCCGATAGTTTCGCCGGCGGCACCTTTGTGTTGCGAAAGGTCCTCACGTCCATCGGCTCCGGGCGCGGCAATGACCTGGTGCTGGACACCCCGGAGGTCGAGTCGAACCACGCGCTGATCCAGCTAGTGGGCGACGGGTTCGAGATCCAGGCGGTCGCGCGCGGCTGCGAGATTCGGGTCAACGGGCGCAAAAAAAAGAAGGCGCGCCTGGCCCACGGCGACGAAGTTCAGATCGGCGGCGTAGACCTGGCGTTCTCGATGTTCGGCCCGGTCGAGGCGAGCAGCCAACCGCCCAGCCAGACCAGCCCCTCGGGCATCCAGAAGACCCCGGCGCCCAGCGACGCCGCCGGCGAGTTGGCCCACGACGAGATCGAGGGCTACCGCAAATTGCACCTCTTCTCGCAGAAGCTGCTCTCCGACTACGAGTTGCCCACCCTGCTGGAGAATCTGCTCGACGCGGTGGTCTCGATCACCGCAGCCGACAAGGGCTTTTTGATCCTGGTCGAAGACGAGACCTTCCAGATCAAGGTCGCCCGAAATATCGACCGCCAGAATATCGAAGACGCGGTCGCCCAGGTCTCAGACTCCATCATCGGCAAGGTCATCGACACCCGGGAGCCGCTGATCGTCAGCGACGCGCTGACCCACGCCGAGTTCAACAGCTCGCGCTCGGTCATCAACCTGAACCTGTCCAGCGTGATGTGCGTGCCGCTTTTGGACCGCGGGCAATTGCTCGGGCTGATCTATGTGGGCAACGAGAACTTCCGAAACCTCTTCGAGCAACGCCACCTGGACCTGCTCACCATCTTCGCCTCCCAGGCCAGCCTCATCGTCGCCAACGCCATCATGGTGCGCGGGCTTCAGGACGACAAAAAGCTGCTCAATCAGCGCCTCTCTGAGAAGCGCTTTGGCCGCATCATCGGGGCCTGCGACGCGATGCGCGAGATCTATCGCACGGTCGAGAAGGTCGCCCCCACCACGGTCAACGTCCTGGTCACCGGCGAGACGGGCACCGGCAAGGAGCTCATCGCTCACGAGATTCACCAGCGCTCGCCGCGGGCCAAGGGGCCCTTCGTCACGCTTAACTGCGGCGCCATCCCCGAGTCCCTGCTCGAGAGCGAGCTCTTCGGCCACGTCAAGGGCGCGTTCACCGGGGCGAGCGAGACGCGCAAGGGGAAATTCCAGGCGGCCGACGGCGGCACGATTTTCCTCGACGAGATCGGCGAGATGCCGGTGAATCTTCAGGTGAAATTGCTGCGCGTGCTCCAGGAGCATACCGTCACAAAGGTCGGCGCCACCGCCCCCGAGAAGGTCGACATCCGCGTGGTCGCCGCGACCAACCGCAACCTCGAAAAGGCCGTGGAGAACGGCGACTTCCGCGAAGACCTCTACTACCGCCTCAACGTGCTGATGCTTGAGTTGCCGGCGCTAAAAGAGCGTGGAAATGACGTCGTGCTCATCGCCAAATTCCTGCTCAATGAGCTGGCCGAGGAGCTTGGCTTGCCGCATAAAGAGCTGAGCAAAGAGTCGATTCAGGCGCTGCGCAAATACGCCTGGCCCGGCAATATCCGCCAGCTCGAGAACCACCTCAAGAAGGCGCTGGTGCTGGCCGATAACGCGATCCTATCGCCCAAAGACCTTGGCTTGCCGCCCGAGATATTGGAGCCGGTGATGCCCCTGGCTGACGCCAAGGAGCGCTTCGCGCTGCGATATATTAACGAGATTCTGCAGCAGAATGACGGCAACCGCACCCAGACGGCCCGCGACCTGGGCATCGACCCGCGCACGGTCTTCCGCTACCTCGAGAAGAACGACGCGGAGTCCTGAGCCCGGCGCCGCGCGCCCCATATGGATCTTTTTGTCAGTTTCGCCGCGCACCCGCGACATGGTTGTCGCAGAACACCCTGATCTGGGCCGCCAGGGCCCCGGCATTCGCGCTATCCCACGCATTGAGAGCAGATGGCACAGTTCGTGCAATATTGTCTAACCCGAGGACGACTTCCGGGCATTCTACTCGGGCTCGGCCTCGCCGTAGTGATGCAGGCAGGATGCGTCATGTCCCCGGACATTGAACCCCGCGACGAACCTGATTTCTCGCCGCGAATCGCGCCCCTGCCCCCGTACGAAAAAACCCCGGTGATTGAGGTCACACGCGAGAATTTTATCGATGAAATCGACCTCAGCGCCGCGCTATATGATGGCAATGACCATCGGGAATTACGGTATCTATTCCTCAGTGACGAGCGCGGCGACCCCACGGTCGCCAGCGCTCCGCTCAACGGAAAGCGCGGCGATGAGTATTATTTTGGCACCGTAAAGCTGTCGGTCAACCCGTGCACCGGTGATGTCACAATCCCGGGCACCGAGGTCATCACCCTCTATGTTTCCGACCGCGGCTTCTTCGCCATCTCGCCGAATCCCGAGGATATTGTCGCTGTCGAGGGCTCCATTATGGTGGCTTATTCATGGACCCTTAAATACGAAGCGGGCATTTGCGACACGGATTTCTGACGTCTTTATGTTCGGTTGCGCGCCAGTGCTTTGGATATTGCAGGTTTCGATTATGAATAACGCTCAAAAAATTAGCGCGCACAAGCGCAAGGGACGCCTCGCCTGGCTGGGCGCCCTCTTGCTGACGGGGGCGCTCTTCGGCGGGTGCGCCGCCGACCAGGACGCCAACGCGATGGACATGGCGTCGGGGGGGTGTGAGTCCAGCACCGAGTGCCCCCTCGACCAGGTCTGCCGGGCGAACCTATGCTCAAATTCCGATAGCACTCCGGCGACCCTGAACTTCCGATTTATCCCGCCGGGAAACTCCGATTACCTGCCGCAATACCACGAATTTGTGCACGTGCAGCCCGACCAGCCCACCGACTTTTTGCTGCGTCCGGCGCTCTCGGTGCGCAGCGGTGACACCGAAACCGAGGAGCATCCCGGCGGCATACGCTACGCTGGCTCGTCGCTCAGCGGCCCGGCGGGCACCCTGATCTTTCGCCCCGTTGACGCGCGCAGCTCGCTCTTTATCCGCGAGACCCATGTCGATTATGGGACCTTCCACGCGCGACTTAACCCGGGCGAATACTCGATGACCTTCGTGCCCAACGACCGCGAGGCGCTGCCCAAGAAGACCTGGGCGGCGCAGAAATTCACCAATAACACGATCTTATTGCGCACCCTGCCCGCCCCCTCCGAATACCTCGAGGTTACGGGCACGCTTGCCCGCGATGTCACCCTGCCCAGCGGGCAGTCCGTCCCCGGTCGCGCGGTGCCAAACGCGCGGGTCTACGCCCGCTCGAGCAGCGGCGAGTATAGCAGCACCGTCGCCACGACCGACGCCAGCGGGTATTTCACCCTAAAAGTTGAGCCAAATACGGGAAGCTACGACATCTTCGTGGTCCCGGCGACCTCCGATAGCATGCTCCCGTCGACCGAGCTCACTCAGGCGTTCGTCGCCGGTCCCACGGACTGCGAGTTGGCCGATGGCACGACCGCCTCGGCGTGCAACCTCGGCCAACTTAGCCTGGGCGCCTATCCCTCCGAGCCCATTGAGTTCGCGGTCCAATTGACCAGCCTCAACGGCTTTGAGGACGAGTTCTCGCTGCAAGGAACGATGGTTCTGGTGCACGGTGAGCTGGGAAATGGCGAGTTCTCGCATAAATATCCGGTCAGCCCGAAGGGGATCGCGGAGTTGGCGGTCTTCCCATCCGATTGGTCGAACCGAGAGCTTCGAAATTACACACTCGAGGTCGTCCCGCCGGCGAACTCCCCCTTTGCGCGCACCCAGATTTCGATGACCGGTGCGCTCGAAGAATCCGTGCTGCCGACATTTGAGCTTGGGCTTAAAGAGAAGAAGTTCGGGCGGCTTATCAGCGCAGACGGCGTACCGATCGCCAACGCCTCGTTGGAGTTCCGGCGCACCTCCGAGCCCATCGCGCGCCCCGAGACGGGCAATGGCGCCGAGAATAACGCCACCCCGGGTCACGACCCCAACGCCTTCGAAGATGCCGAGGACCGCCGCACCTTCTCGGTGACCACCGATGAGGACGGCTATTTCGAGGTCTGGCTGCTGCCGGCCGACTATAGTGTCGAAGCGATACCCGCGCAGAATAGCGGCCAACCGCGCATGCATCGTACCCTCAGCGCCGAGCATTTGCTCGAGGATGAAGAGATCATCTTCGAACTCCCCGAGCCCCAGGTCATCTTCGGGTCGCTCTTTGGCCGCCAGGAAACCGCGGGCAATGAAAAATTGCTCGGCCTCGGAGAGGTCGGCGTCGAAGCCTATACTGTGATTGATGGTCGCACGGTGGTGCTTGGGCAGGCGTTGAGCTGGCAGGACGGGCGATTCGAGATGGTCATCCCGGCGTCGCCCTGAGCGGCGCTTATTTCGCGCGCGTGCGAAGCGAGTCGCGGCTGGCGCGCAACATATCGTAAGCGTCCGGGCTCTTATCTTTGCAGCGAAGGAGCCACTCGCGGTAGCGCGCATCCCAATGGCCGTTGTATTTGGGCAACTTCGCGGACTCCTCGACCAGGAGGCGCGCCTGCTCGGGGCAGTCCATCTCCTGGCGCCCGCCCATCACCGCGTGACCGGTCTCGGGATCCCATATCTCGTTATGCTTAATACCCGAGGCGACCGCCACGATCATCGGGATGAAGATCAACAACCCGGTGCCCATAAAGACGACATATCCCAGCCGCCGCACGAAGCGGGCGCTTCGCTCTTTGACCTGCTCGACGGTCATCTCTTTGGGCTCTGACATAGTTCTCACTTGGGCACTGGGGGTTCGCCCGGGGTTTAAAATTTCGTAGGGGGTCTGCGACCGAAGTCGCGCCAGCGCGGGCCAAATTGGCTGGCGCCTAGCGCCCATAGGTGTACCCGATTGTGCGCGCGAAATAAACACGCGCGCCGGCCGGGTGCTGCCGGCCTTATTCGGCGGCGCCTTCCCAATTTCCGTCCTGCAGATCCATGACGCCGGGCATCGACTCAATTTGCTCCTGGGCGATGCGCCAGGCCATCTCGATAATCCAGCTCATGGAACGATCGTGACGCAGTGCTTCTTGCTTGGTCTTCTGGATCAACTCTTCCGGGAAATACAGCGTCAACTTCTTCTTCGCAGCCATGGAATTCTCTCTATACATCGGTGATTATAATGTCGTCGGTATTAAGCGGTTGTCGCCGGTTGTCCTACATCGTGCGACAATCACAGCACCCACCATAATGCACCGGCGCGCCGCGTCAAAAAATTTCAAACCCGAATTTCTGATCCGTTGATTCCGCCGCTCAAAAAGGCCAAATATGTTGACCCCCAAACGCGCCAAGATTCTTAAACCGGTCCTCGAAGAGCTCCTGGAAGAATGCGATTATGTGGGGCGGCGCAGCCACGATCCGGTAGAGTTTTCATGGGATTATGACGATGCGCGCGACCGAGAATTCGTCGCGCTGCTGTCGAGCTGTCTTGCCTATGGACGCGTGACGCTCTTAAAGCCGGCGATCAAGGCGGTCCTGGAGATCCTCGGCGATCGTCCAAGCCTCGCCCTGAACGACGTCGGCGCCGACGCGCTCAAGGCGCAGCTCGATGGTTTTGTGTATCGGATGAGCAGGGGCGCCGATGTGCTGGACCTTATCTGCGCGATGAGCGCGCTCCAGGAGGAGTTCGGCTCGCTCGAAGCCGCGTATCAGGCGCCCGCAAGCGGGACGCATGTCGAGTTGGCCAGCGCGTTCGTGCAGCGCCTGCGGGCCGGGCGCCGCCGCCCTGCCCTCACCCGTGGGTTTCGCTATCTTCTGCCGGACCCCGCCGACGGGAGCACCTGCAAGCGCCTTCTACTCTTCTTTCGGTGGATGGGTCGCGGCCCGGACGGGATCGATCTTGGGCTGTGGGAGAGCCTCTCGCCGGCCGAGCTGATTATGCCGCTGGATACCCACACCAGCCGGATGTGCCGCTATTTGGGGCTCAGCGACCGAAATAGCATCGACCTTAAAGCAGCGCTTGAGGTTACGGAGTCCCTGCGATTAATGGACCCTGAAGACCCACTTAAATACGACTTCGCGCTGTGCCACCTCGGCATCTCGGGAAGTTGCATCCACAAACGAAGCGAGGAGCATTGCCCCCAATGCCCCATCGAGTCGATCTGCGCGATCGGCAATTCAGCCGAGATTATCGGCGACGCCTGAGGAATCCCCGCAAGTTTTAGCTCAGGAAGCGCGCAACGAAATGACTTCGAAGTCGAGCATTTTGACGTCGGAGAAGAGATGCACGCAGACCACGCCGGCGGCGCAGAAGAAGAGAAAGGCGAGCAAAAATAGACACGCCAATTCGTACCAACTGCGTCCTTTTGAGATCACCGCGACCACGGAGAGCGTCAAGAAGAAGGCGATACTCATAACCCAGCCGACCAGAAACGGCTGCATCGTCGTGATGATGGTTAAGGATTCCAAACTACGCGGACTCGTCTTGTTTGAGATGACCGTATTGGCGGCCGATGGACTGAAGATTAAAGAAGTTAATCGTAAAATGTGCGACGATGGGCGCCAGCACATTGCCAGTATAGAGGTACATTGCGCCAAAGACCCCCCCAAGAATAACGGCCATGATCGTCCACGGCCAGATCTTCTTGAGGTTCGGCCCAATATGGAGCATGCCGAAGATAAGGCTGGCGAAAATAAGCCCCGACCAGTCTGCCCAGGGCCCGTCAAAGAGCAGCCCGGAGAAGAGTTGCTGCAAAAATCCGCGGAAGAAGACCTCTTCGCCGATGCCGCTGGCCAGCGCGAAGACAAATGCCTGGCTCATGCTCACCTGGCCCAGGGTTCGACCGAACTCGCGGCCAAGCTCGCGCGACCACTCGGTATAGCGGTCTAGCAAGCTGCTCACGCCGACAAAGACCACCCCAACCAGCGCGCCCAACGCCGCGTCGAGATGAAACGGCGTATCGTTCGCGTTATGCCAGACGAAGACATCCAACCCGCCAAACCAATGGGCGAGCAGCAGCGCCGCCCCGGTCAGCACAATATAGAACACGGTGATGACACCGGTGCTCGGGCTCCCAAGTTGTGGTGATGCTTCGCTCAAAATAGGTCTCGCTTGGGCCGTCTAAACCGTGTCAACGCGGCCAGGTGGCGCTCAATCCAATTGAGTCGGGTCGTGCCCCAGCAGCTCGTCTGCCGTCATACCGGCCTCGTCACCCTCACCGGACGCCTTCAAGAACGCATCCGCCTCGCGCTCCACGCTCGGCATCGTGATCAGCCCGCGGAAGCGAATATGCACCGCTTCCACCGGATAGAGGCGCCAGTCAATATGAAAGCGCTCGTCGCGGTCCTGGCGGAAGAACTCGTAGAGTTGTAATTTTAGGAACTCAATGCCCAATTCCAAATAACGCGTCGCGTCCCAGGGGCCGCCGGCGGTCTGGTCGGCCGCCAAAATGCTGGCCTCCACGTCGAGCTGAAAGGACTCGTCCACCCGGCTCAGGCGAATGCGCGCCCAGATATATTCGTCGGAGTGCTCCGCCTCGATATCGAGCTTTTCGCCCGGCTTTAAGAACGCCGAGAAACGCTGGGTCAACGACTGGCGAATCAACTGGCGCGAGCGTCCGCCGAGCACCTCGGGTGCCGGCGCAACGTCGCTCGTTTCATCTGACTTCTTCGTCATCTTCTTCATTCCCATCTGAATAGCTGCGCGCCGTAAATATCGGCGGCAGTAAAATACCGGACGACGCTCAAGTTCCACGCCGCTTAACGTCTGTCAACGCTGCGGTGTTCCCGAAACTACGCACGTCGCCCTAACGCATTCAAAACAAAGGATAATTAGCCGGCGGTGCGAATCCACAAACCTTCGAAGGAATCGCCCTCCGGGAAGCCCTTCATGCGCGGATAGTCCGACGCAGGCGGCGCGTTCTCGACGCTGCTTATCTTTCGGTTCGCGCGGTTGGCCGCGCGTCGCACCAATTTGGTGAGGCTGTCGCTCGGGCGTTTCTCATTGCGGCACACCAGGAGCACCCCGCCCTTGGCCAGGCGCTTAAAGCACTCGACGAGCAGGTCTTCGTAGTCTTTCTTGACCGACCAGAAACCCGAACTCCCCGCCGCGGCGGTGGGCGGGTCGACGATGATGCCGTCGAATTGCTCGTCGCGGCGTTTGGCCTCGCCGCTCAAATACGCGCGGGCGTCGTCGGCCACCGAATAATTGAGCTTGCCGGAGATATGATTGAGCCGAAGGTTATCTTCCAACCACTCCAGGTAGCGCTTGGAGAGGTCGACGCTGACGACCTCGCAGCCAAGAGCTGTCAGCGCCACGCTGAACGCGCCGGTGTGGCAGAAGAGGTTGAGCCAGCGCTGGCCGGATTTGGCGATCTTTCGCATCTTGCGTCGATTCTCGCGCTGGTCAGCGAAGAACCCGACGTCGATGCCTTCCCAGGGCTCGCACCAATATTTCAGGCCGTCCTCCAGACCCACCACGCGCTCGCCTTCGCGGGCGTAGTTGGCGCCGCGCTCGATGACGCGCGCCAGGCGGTCGCCCGGGCCAGGCGTCTTCTCGGCGCGGATATCCTCGAAATGCTCCACCTCGAGGATCATGATCTCGGGGTTAAAGTCGAGGATATTCTGATAGACGCGGTCCCTGAATCCGAGCGCCGTCGCGCCGGTTAAGGTCGCCCGAAGCAGCGGTCCGACGCGGTCGATCTGCAGCCCGGGGAACCCGTCGGCTTCGGCGTGGACCAGGCGGAAAAGATCGGTCTCGGCGGTGTCGCGGGTCAATCGACTGCGCGCGGCCAGGGCCTCGTCGACGCGCAGGTCGATCTCTTCTTCGAAGTTCTTGGCCGCGCCGCTG encodes:
- a CDS encoding CPBP family intramembrane glutamic endopeptidase, producing the protein MSEASPQLGSPSTGVITVFYIVLTGAALLLAHWFGGLDVFVWHNANDTPFHLDAALGALVGVVFVGVSSLLDRYTEWSRELGREFGRTLGQVSMSQAFVFALASGIGEEVFFRGFLQQLFSGLLFDGPWADWSGLIFASLIFGMLHIGPNLKKIWPWTIMAVILGGVFGAMYLYTGNVLAPIVAHFTINFFNLQSIGRQYGHLKQDESA